The proteins below come from a single Papaver somniferum cultivar HN1 chromosome 11, ASM357369v1, whole genome shotgun sequence genomic window:
- the LOC113324794 gene encoding uncharacterized protein LOC113324794, which yields MSKRTGCLTDGEMAYDNSSRNESKRAHPWFLDDTEQEPLPSKKQAVGSSNSQSFPGFVNPVRWDNSSCFHLVPSRGVPSQFGDTLFGVEPARSIDLGARSTPSNGFENLDVGRRGIQDQFGNEGAIPLSTTNTMEDPGSCFSYGGIRKVKINEVKETDHGMSFPIGDAFNKGEISTISFGGFHDDSEMNPSARIISSYDMLMSQSSVHQPEVMKEKESMDTQRDICWYQPSCQYF from the coding sequence ATGTCAAAGAGAACAGGGTGTTTAACCGATGGAGAGATGGCATATGATAACTCCTCAAGAAATGAATCAAAACGTGCTCACCCGTGGTTTCTTGATGATACGGAACAAGAACCACTCCCCAGCAAGAAGCAAGCAGTTGGATCATCTAACAGCCAGTCGTTTCCAGGGTTTGTAAATCCAGTTCGTTGGGACAATTCTTCTTGCTTTCACTTGGTTCCATCTCGGGGGGTTCCATCTCAATTCGGTGATACATTATTTGGAGTTGAACCAGCAAGGAGTATTGATCTTGGTGCCAGAAGTACTCCATCAAATGGTTTTGAGAATCTAGATGTGGGAAGAAGGGGTATTCAGGACCAGTTTGGAAACGAGGGCGCCATTCCCTTATCAACGACTAATACCATGGAAGATCCTGGGTCATGCTTTAGTTATGGAGGAATTCGAAAAGTTAAAATCAATGAGGTTAAGGAAACCGACCATGGCATGTCTTTTCCGATTGGTGATGCCTTTAATAAAGGGGAGATCAGTACCATATCTTTTGGTGGGTTTCATGATGACTCGGAGATGAACCCCTCTGCAAGAATCATAAGCAGTTACGACATGTTAATGAGTCAGTCATCAGTTCACCAGCCAGAAgtaatgaaggaaaaagagtcaATGGACACGCAGAGAGACATCTGCTGGTACCAGCCAAGTTGTCAATACTTCTAA